From the Bacillus sp. FJAT-22090 genome, the window TCTTGAGATTCTATCAATATTATCTAACATGATTCCCGTGCCTATTGCTACACAATCCATAGGACTCTCTGCTATAAATACTGGCACTTTCAATTCTTCTACAAGAAGATGATCCATTCCATGTAAAAGTGCTCCCCCACCAGTAATGATTACGCCACGGTCAATTATATCGGCCGATAATTCAGGCGGTGTCTTTTCTAAAACATTTTTCGCTGCTTGTACAATAACAGAAACTGATTCGCGTAATGCTTTTTCAATTTCTTCTGAACGAATGGTAATGGTTCTTGGAAGACCAGTTACCATATCACGTCCACGAATATCCATCTCTTCATTACGACTATTTGGAAATACAGTACCTATCGTAATTTTTATGTTTTCCGCTGTACGTTCCCCTATTAAAAGCTTGTACTCTTTTTTTATATATTGAAGGATGTCGTTGTCAAAAACATCTCCGGCAATTTTAATAGATTCAGAAGTAACGATGTCTCCCATTGAAAGTACTGCAACATCTGTAGTACCTCCACCGATATCGACAACCATATTACCGCTTGGTTGGAAAATATCCATTCCTGCTCCAATTGCTGCAACTTTAGGTTCCTCTTCCAAATATACTTTTTTACCGCCCGATTTTTCTGCTGCTTCTCGAATTGCTTTTTGTTCTACACTTGTAATGTTAGTAGGACAACAAATTAAAATGCGAGGCTTAGATAGAAATCCTTTTACGTTTAATTTGTTAATAAAATGCTTTAGCATTGCTTCTGTCACGTCAAAATCAGCAATTACTCCATCTTTTAGTGGGCGAATAGCAACAATATTCCCTGGTGTTCTGCCCACCATTTGACGTGCTTCTTCTCCAACTGCAAGCACTTTGTTTGAGCTTTTATCTATAGCAACTACGGATGGTTCATTTAAAACAATCCCTTTACCCTTTACATGAATTAATACGTTCGCTGTTCCTAAGTCGATTCCTATATCCTTCGCAAACATTAACAATGTTTCTCCTTCCCTATCTAAACCTTTTTATATGTATAATTCCATACGTCTCTAACTTATAATTTTATCATAGTTTTGTCATAAAAACACTTTTTTTATTGACAAATAAACCCTTACTATTTTCCTTCTTTTTGTTTTTTATTCAGTAGATGGAGGAATATAGTAGAACTTTATAACTAGTTCTATATCATTTGTGTAACGGTATTATTTTCTAGTTAACCATTTCTTTCAGATGGGCAAAAAAATATTTTAACAGAACGAGAAAACAAGACCAATTTCGTTTAAACCGAGACCAATTATCCTCCATTCGAGAACATTGCTCAAAAAAAGAGTAGCAAAAGGCAACTATTTCAAAAGAAAAAAGCCGTGATTTATTACAAATCACGACCTTTCCCATCTTCCTTTTTTGTTTTCCATTTTCGTTTCGTTGCCTCTCCACCGCGTAAATGCCTGACCGATTTATGATACGCAAGTATTTCTTTGACTTCTTTCGCCAATTGCGGATCCACTAAATGGAGCCTCTCCGTCAAATCCTTATGAACAGTGCTTTTAGAGTGACCGGTCGTGCTCGCGATGGCACGGACAGTTTTCTTTGTTTCAATTACCATTTCCCCTAAACGTATGCATCTATGACGTATCGTTTCGTGCACTAACTCTTCCTTTCGTTAGTAAAGGAACACTTTTCATCACTTTATGCATTCGTATCGGTTTTTATGAATTTCAAATTCGACTTAAGGTGTTACTTCTGCAAAACGCAGAAAAGACTACATCGAATTTATTCAATGTAGTCCAAACGAAATCTGTACATCCAATGAGGCTTTAAGTCCACTGGATGCTTGGAACTCAGGCGTTACCGGAATTCCCTATTTCAGCATATTCACGCTAAAATTTAAATAAATAATGTTTAAAACGCTAGTAATGATTCCGGATTGACTAGGATACCCTCTTCGTTATAAACCTCAAATTGCAAGTGAACACCTGCAGTAGGGTTCCATTCATTTTCAGATGAAGTTGCAAGTGCTTGTCCTTGCTCCACAACATCTCCTACTTTTACTAGAATGCCAGTGACAGAGCGATATTTTGTTTGCATACCATTTGCATGAGATAAGACGATTTCATCTCCTACAAAAGGATCTACATTGACTGCTTCTACTTTTCCACTCATTGCTGCAACTACTTCGAATGGTTCTCCATTCATCGACAGGGATACACCCGTATTCGCTACATAGGTTTGATTGAACACGAGTAATGATTTTTCACGTGTCGCTTCATCTGCTTCCATGTCATAATAGTGCTGTACGACTTCCATGCTATCCAACAAAGTTTCTTTGAAAGGATATTTCATAGATTCTGCTTGTGCATTCGTTTCGATAGTTACTTTATCAGGATCCTTACTAGCATCGGTCCATTTGGACTCCCCTGCTGTATCCGTGTCAACAAACACGTTATACCCCCAAATCATTCCTACGAATGCTACCGAAAATCCCGCATAAATTAGTGGCCAAAACCACGGTTTCTTCGGATTTTTATTCTTCTGAGAAGGCTTGTTTGATTGTTCTTCTCTCATTTTCATCACCTCAATTGCTATTATTTGCATTTGAAGGAGATTTTAAACACGTTGAAAAACTTTTTATTTCTGTTCCTTTATAATAGTGAAGAAGAATGTCATGTGCACCTACAGAATCGTGTGCCAGCACCTCTGCACCGTACTGGCTCATTCCTACTCCATGCCCATATCCGACCGTATCTACTATCACCTTATCATTCTTGAATGTAACTTTGAAATCCGTAGAGGGTAGTCCGAGTAATGTACGAACTTCACGGCCTGTCCATGTTTTACCGTTTATTTGTACCGATTCTACGCGGTTAGAATCTGTCTTCGTCACTTGAAATGTTTTCACTATACTTTCAGACCATTTTAATCCAAAAGCATTTGCCCATTCCTTCTTTGTATACTCGAATTGCTTGTTTACATTTGGCGCAAACAGCTCTTCCTCTTCACTTGGTACAGAAACTAAATACGGAATCGCATACCCACTATAATTTTCCGCACTCTCTGTTTGTCCATTACTAGTTGAAAAGAACATAGCCGTGATCAGCTGATCCTTATAAACAATGATTTCTCCTTCGGTAGAAGCGACGACGTTACGGAGTTTTTCCTCATATTCCTCAAAGGAAGATCCCCATTTTTTCTTTCGTTCTTCTTCGCTTGCATACACTTGTTTTTGCACCGTTTTTTCAATAGGTGTTTCCCCATAATTCGTCTCGCGTAACACATACGTCCGAGCAGCGATAGATTGTGCTTTTAAAGCCTCTTCATGAAAGGAAATAGGCATTTCCGCAGCTACAACTCCTAAAACGTACGTTTCGAGAGGAATCTTCTGTTGTTCCCCTTTCACTTCGATTAGTATTGGACATTCAATTTCAAAATCTAGTTCCAATGCAGGTGGTGATTTTGCGTCATGCTTTTCTTTGATTAATAAGAACGGTAGTAACAGGAGGCATATGACAATGAATAATAAGAGTATGTTTTGTTTCATAGAGGTACTATATGCTAGACAGAGAGGGAAAATGAACAAGCAGTTTTAATAGGGAAACTTATGAAGGAATTATTTAACATTAAATAACGTAATGTGGCACTTCGAGATCAATTGTGCGTTAACCGAGACTATTTTACATAAACTCGAGACTATCTCCAAACAGAACGAGACCAATTTGGCTATATCCGAGACCATTTCTCTAAGTAAAGAGCTAACTTAATGAGATAGAAAATAATTTTTTATTTCATGTTAAACAAGAATTTGATTTTGGAACGATATATTATCCCAAAATTGAATTTTGGAGTCAAAAAATGCTAAAACTGACCAAAAACACATACTAAAATGGGAATTATGCACTCTATAGAAAATATGATAATCTTAATTTGAGGTGATAATTTGATAGCAAAAAAATATTCCACAACACCATACATGGAAGCATTACAATCACTAAAAAAGAGATTGAAAAAAAATCATCCAAAGTACTTAAATATTCAAGAAGAAATACTACAGAAAACTGCTGGAGACATTGGAGAAGAAGCAGTGATGCGTTTCCTTGAACAAGTAAAGTTGCCTTACAGGTTCTATGCATTCCACAATATTTCACTACTTTCCGAATCTCTAATTCAATTAGACATTCTTATTATTTCACCCTATTACGCGCTGATTCTTGAAGTTAAAAACATAAAGGGAGAATTAACATTCACAACGAATCCATCGCAACTTGTTCGGCGACTTGAAAATGGAAAAATTAATGTATTTGATTGTCCCTCATTACAATTAGAGGAATATGAATATCAGCTGAACCTTGTTTTCCAAAAAAATAATATTCCCCTGCCAGTCTTCGGAGCAATTGTATTTGCATACTCAACAAGCCATATCCAAGCCTCTCCATCAAAAACAACCATATTAACACGAAAACAAATCAAACCTTATCTTAGAGAAATGAATATAGAAAGACCATTCCTCTCAAATAATGAACTTGATCTTATTAAAAACTATATTTTGAATGCACATAAGGAATTTCAGCCATTTCCATTAATTAAATACTTCTCCATTAATCCCGATTCAATCATTCACGGAGTCGAGTGCAGTAATTGCAACTTAATTGGAATGAAAAAAGTCCAGCACAATTGGTTTTGCCCTAAATGCAAAAACTATCAAAGAAATGCACATGAAAAAGCCTTGAAAGATTATTTTTTGATTTACAAAAACACGATGTCTAACAAAGAATGCCAGCACTTTTTAAAACTCGATAACAAACATCAAGCTACAAGAATATTAAAAAACACGATGCTAATAAAAACTGGTCAATCCAGAAATACTAAATATAGCATTAGATCTCCTAAATAAAAATCCATTTTTTAGCACTTCGAGACAAGACAACTCAAAATCGAGACCAATTATGACCTGGTCGAGACCAATTCCACTGTAATTGCAACCAAATCCTAAGTAAGCAAGACCAAAAATATCCTTCGACAAAAAAAGCACCATGCATGTATGAATGCACAGTGCTTTACATATATTATACAAGTTGAATTGCTTTCTCTGGGCTTTCGGTACCGATTCTTTCAATATCCGCACCAAGTGCTGCAAGTTTTTTGTCGAAATCAACGTAGCCACGGTCTAAGTGATAAAGTTCAGTTACACGTGTAATACCTTCAGCTACAAGACCAGCGATAATAAGTGCTGCTGCTGCGCGTAAGTCCGTTGCTGCGACTTCTGCACCTTGTAAATTAGATGGTGATTCCATAATTACAGAACGTCCTTCTATTTTCATGTTGCCATTCATCCGTCGGAATTCTTCCACATGCATAAAACGGTTTTCAAATACAGTTTCCGTGATGATTCCTGTTCCATGAGCAGTCATCATCAATGCCATCATTTGTGATTGCATATCTGTAGGGAAACCAGGATGTGGCATTGTTTTAATATCAACTGATTTTAATGGTTCAGAAGAACGTATACGTAAGCCTTGATTTTCTTCGGTTACTTCTACGCCCATTTCTTGCAGTTTAGAAATTAGTGCTGTCATATGCTCTGGTACAGCATTTTCGATTAGCACATCGCCTTTTGTAATTGCAGCTGCAACCATGAATGTTCCTGCTTCAATACGATCTGGGATGATATGGTGCTCTGTTCCGTGTAATTCAGATACACCTTCAATACGAATTGTATCCGTACCGGCACCTTTGACGCTTCCGCCCATTTCGTTGATGAAGTTAGCTAAATCGACAATTTCCGGCTCTTTAGCAGCATTTTCGATAATCGTGATGCCTTCAGCAAGCGCTGCAGCAGTCATAATATTTTCTGTTGCTCCTACGCTTGGTACGTCTAAATAGATTTTAGCACCTTGTAAGCGTCCATTTGTTTTTGCTTCTACAAAGCCATGTCCGAACGAAATTTCTGCGCCCATCGCTTCAAAGCCTTTTAAATGCTGATCAATAGGGCGTGAGCCTATTGCACAACCGCCTGGAAGAGCAACACGAGCAAAACCATTGCGCGCTAAAATTGGACCCATTACAAGTATAGATGCACGCATTTTACGCACATACTCAAATTGTGCTTCACTTGAAAGTCTCTCTTGAGAATCAATTATTACTTGATTTAGTTCTGGATTGTATATAACTTTTGTATTTAAACTTTTTAACACTTCATTAATTGTCAAAACGTCTGCTAGTGTAGGTACATCTTTGATTACATTTTGTCCTTTGGTGGCAAGTAAAGCAGCAGCAAGAACTGGTAGAACAGCATTTTTCGCGCCTTCCACTCTTACATTTCCTTTTAAAGTTTGACCGCCCTTAACAACGATTTTATCCACTTCTTTCCCTCCGCGTTCTTATCCTCATTTGCTCATATATAATCGAAAATATGTATGATGTCATTATTAGGAATTACAAAACAATATACATCATACAACGAATTTCGAGTATATACAAGCATCAAAAACACTATTTTCTACTGCTAATTTAGTTCATTTTCATTGCTATAGTATACGTTATACCCAGTCTTTTCGTGTAGATAATCTTAAATTACCCCAGTACGTTTCACATAAAACCTAATCGACAAAATATTTCCCAGGAAATAAGAGGAGATTCTACATGCTCATACAAACTACTCCATTATTTGCATGAGCATAAAGAATCTTTTTCCATTAATTAAATAGAAATGGCAATTGATTTGACCAATTCGTTAGATTTAAGAAAAAATTAGCAACAGTTGAACCGATCATTATACTTATTAAAATAAATAACAGCTGAGCCTGAAAAACTTTATTTTTTTTAATTACCTTTTCAATCATAATTGCTTGAAGTGCATAAAATGATATACCGATAAAAAATATATTTGCTAAGATAGCAATGATTGCCTGTTGGCCATTTAATAAAAACATTTCCATCCTCCTACATTTAAACTAGATTAGTAGCAAAGTAGCCCTATAAGAAAAAAACGGACAGAACTAGTTCTGCCCGTTTGTTAAATCAGTTAAAATCAAAATTGCCTGCACGATAAATAAAATCCGTGACATTCACCGGAGGCAGTCCTTATTTATCACAGGAATAATAAGGTTTAAATGTTACCCTCATAAACGTTGATACGATTCATCGCACGTTTCAAAGCAAGTTCAGCACGATTGAAATCAGTTGAATCTTGCTTATGTTGAAGACGTTCTTCTGCACGTTTCACCGCTTCTTTTGCACGAGTTACATCGATATCTGAAGCAACTTCAGCAGATTGAGCTAAAATCGTTACCTTTTCAGGTCGAACTTCAACAAATCCACCGTTTACTGCTACATACTCTGATTTTCCATCTTTTTTCAATTTAACTGCACCGATTACAAGTGGCGCAACCATTGGAATATGGCCAGGTAAAATACCGATTTCACCAGATGCTGTTTTAGCGATAATCATGTCTACTTCAGAATCGTATACCGGGCCGTCGGGAGTGACAATATTGACTATAAGTGTCTTCATATTTTTTCCTCCTGGTCCGAATTATTATACTTCTACGCCCATGCTTTTCGCTTTTTCTACAACTTCTTCAATGCGTCCCACTAGACGGAAAGCATCTTCTGGTAAATGGTCATATTTTCCTTCAAGAATTTGTTTGAATCCTTCAACAGTTTCTTTAACTGGAACATAAGAACCTTTTTGACCTGTAAATTGTTCTGCAACATGGAAGTTTTGAGATAGGTAGAACTGAATACGACGTGCGCGGTTTACTACCAACTTGTCTTCGTCCCCTAATTCATCCATACCTAAGATCGCGATAATATCTTGAAGCTCTCTGTAGCGTTGTAATGTATATTGCACTTGACGTGCTACATCATAATGCTCTTGACCTACGATTTCAGGTGAAAGCGCACGAGAAGAAGAAGCTAACGGATCAACCGCTGGGTAAATACCCATCTCAGATAATTTACGTTCTAAGTTTGTTGTCGCATCTAAGTGAGCGAAAGTTGTTGCTGGAGCTGGATCCGTATAGTCATCGGCAGGTACATAAATCGCTTGGATAGATGTAACAGAACCAGTATTTGTAGACGTGATACGCTCTTGTAATTGACCCATTTCAGTAGCAAGCGTTGGTTGGTAACCAGCTGCTGATGGCATACGACCTAAAAGAGCCGAAACCTCAGAACCCGCTTGAGTGAAACGGAAGATATTGTCGATGAATAAAAGTACGTCTGCACCTTGCTCATCACGGAAATATTCAGCCATTGTAAGACCAGTTAAAGCTACACGCATACGTGCACCAGGTGGCTCATTCATTTGACCGAATACCATTGCTGTTTTCTTAATAACGCCAGAATCGCTCATCTCGTGGAATAAGTCATTTCCTTCACGTGTACGCTCTCCAACACCAGCGAATACCGAAATACCACCATGTTCTTGAGCAATGTTGTTGATAAGTTCTTGAATAAGAACTGTTTTCCCTACTCCGGCACCACCGAATAGACCGATTTTACCACCTTTGATATATGGAGCTAAAAGGTCTACTACTTTGATACCTGTTTCAAGAATTTCAACTTCTGTTGAAAGATTTTCAAATGTTGGTGCTTGACGGTGAATTGGATCACGACGCTCTTCAGTCGGAATTTCTTCTCCTAAGTCAATTACATCACCAAGAACGTTAAATACGCGTCCTAAAGTTACATTACCAACCGGAACAGAAATTGCTGCACCAGCATCTATTACCTCTGCACCACGTTTAAGTCCGTCAGTAGATGACATTGCGATTGTGCGAACAGAATCATCCCCTAAGTGTAAAGCTACTTCTAACGTTAACGTAGTAGGAGCTTCGTTTGGACGTTCAATAGCTACAGTCAATGCATTATAGATAGCTGGTAAGTGGCCGTTGTCAAACTTTACGTCAACAACTGGACCCATTACTTGTAGTACTTGTCCTTTGTTCACTACTGTTCCCTCCTGTCTTACTTTCTTTCTTTACCTATTCTAGAGCCGATGCACCGCCGACAATTTCCGTAATTTCTTGCGTAATCGCAGCTTGACGTGCTCGGTTATATACTAATGTTAAGTTACTAATCAAATCAGTTGCGTTGTCTGTCGCGGATTTCATCGCAGACATACGCGAAGCATGTTCACTTGCTTTACCGTCGAGTAATGCACCGAAAATTAGGCTTTCCGCATATTGAGGAAGTAACACTTCTAGAATTGCCTCACTTGAAGGTTCAAATTCATAAGAAGCAGTTGTGCCTTTTTCTACTGCAATATCCGTAAGTGGCAGTACCTTTTTCTCCGTTACTTCACTGGAGATGGCACTGACAAAGTGGTTATAGTACATATAAAGTTCATCATATGTACCATCCGTGAACATACCAACAGCTCTGCGCGCAATTTCTTTAATATCAGAAAAAGCTGGTTGGTCAGGTAAACCTATAACTTCCCCGATTACATTAGAACCACGTTTTACGAAGAAGTCACGTCCCATACGACCAATTGCCAGAATTACATACTCATCTTTTGAAGCGTGACGTTGTGCTATTGCATTGGCAACAGCGCGAATAACGTTACTGTTGTAAGCTCCAGCTAAACCACGATCAGAAGTGATGACAAGATATGCAGTCTTTTTTACAGGACGGGTAGTTAACATCGGATGTCCACTATCACTTGTACCTGAAGCAATTGCACCAACTACCTCTTGAATTTTACCCATGTAAGGAACATATGCTTTTGCATTCTCCTCTGCACGGTTCAACTTAGAAGCAGAAACCATTTGCATAGCTTTTGTAATTTGACTTGTTTTCTTAGTTGACGTAATTTTGCTTTTAATGTCGCGTAATGATGCCACTGGTATTTCACCACCTTATTG encodes:
- a CDS encoding rod shape-determining protein translates to MFAKDIGIDLGTANVLIHVKGKGIVLNEPSVVAIDKSSNKVLAVGEEARQMVGRTPGNIVAIRPLKDGVIADFDVTEAMLKHFINKLNVKGFLSKPRILICCPTNITSVEQKAIREAAEKSGGKKVYLEEEPKVAAIGAGMDIFQPSGNMVVDIGGGTTDVAVLSMGDIVTSESIKIAGDVFDNDILQYIKKEYKLLIGERTAENIKITIGTVFPNSRNEEMDIRGRDMVTGLPRTITIRSEEIEKALRESVSVIVQAAKNVLEKTPPELSADIIDRGVIITGGGALLHGMDHLLVEELKVPVFIAESPMDCVAIGTGIMLDNIDRISRR
- a CDS encoding sporulation transcriptional regulator SpoIIID yields the protein MHETIRHRCIRLGEMVIETKKTVRAIASTTGHSKSTVHKDLTERLHLVDPQLAKEVKEILAYHKSVRHLRGGEATKRKWKTKKEDGKGRDL
- a CDS encoding M23 family metallopeptidase; this encodes MREEQSNKPSQKNKNPKKPWFWPLIYAGFSVAFVGMIWGYNVFVDTDTAGESKWTDASKDPDKVTIETNAQAESMKYPFKETLLDSMEVVQHYYDMEADEATREKSLLVFNQTYVANTGVSLSMNGEPFEVVAAMSGKVEAVNVDPFVGDEIVLSHANGMQTKYRSVTGILVKVGDVVEQGQALATSSENEWNPTAGVHLQFEVYNEEGILVNPESLLAF
- the spoIID gene encoding stage II sporulation protein D; this encodes MKQNILLLFIVICLLLLPFLLIKEKHDAKSPPALELDFEIECPILIEVKGEQQKIPLETYVLGVVAAEMPISFHEEALKAQSIAARTYVLRETNYGETPIEKTVQKQVYASEEERKKKWGSSFEEYEEKLRNVVASTEGEIIVYKDQLITAMFFSTSNGQTESAENYSGYAIPYLVSVPSEEEELFAPNVNKQFEYTKKEWANAFGLKWSESIVKTFQVTKTDSNRVESVQINGKTWTGREVRTLLGLPSTDFKVTFKNDKVIVDTVGYGHGVGMSQYGAEVLAHDSVGAHDILLHYYKGTEIKSFSTCLKSPSNANNSN
- a CDS encoding nuclease-related domain-containing protein — its product is MIAKKYSTTPYMEALQSLKKRLKKNHPKYLNIQEEILQKTAGDIGEEAVMRFLEQVKLPYRFYAFHNISLLSESLIQLDILIISPYYALILEVKNIKGELTFTTNPSQLVRRLENGKINVFDCPSLQLEEYEYQLNLVFQKNNIPLPVFGAIVFAYSTSHIQASPSKTTILTRKQIKPYLREMNIERPFLSNNELDLIKNYILNAHKEFQPFPLIKYFSINPDSIIHGVECSNCNLIGMKKVQHNWFCPKCKNYQRNAHEKALKDYFLIYKNTMSNKECQHFLKLDNKHQATRILKNTMLIKTGQSRNTKYSIRSPK
- the murA gene encoding UDP-N-acetylglucosamine 1-carboxyvinyltransferase, which codes for MDKIVVKGGQTLKGNVRVEGAKNAVLPVLAAALLATKGQNVIKDVPTLADVLTINEVLKSLNTKVIYNPELNQVIIDSQERLSSEAQFEYVRKMRASILVMGPILARNGFARVALPGGCAIGSRPIDQHLKGFEAMGAEISFGHGFVEAKTNGRLQGAKIYLDVPSVGATENIMTAAALAEGITIIENAAKEPEIVDLANFINEMGGSVKGAGTDTIRIEGVSELHGTEHHIIPDRIEAGTFMVAAAITKGDVLIENAVPEHMTALISKLQEMGVEVTEENQGLRIRSSEPLKSVDIKTMPHPGFPTDMQSQMMALMMTAHGTGIITETVFENRFMHVEEFRRMNGNMKIEGRSVIMESPSNLQGAEVAATDLRAAAALIIAGLVAEGITRVTELYHLDRGYVDFDKKLAALGADIERIGTESPEKAIQLV
- a CDS encoding DUF1146 family protein, whose translation is MFLLNGQQAIIAILANIFFIGISFYALQAIMIEKVIKKNKVFQAQLLFILISIMIGSTVANFFLNLTNWSNQLPFLFN
- a CDS encoding F0F1 ATP synthase subunit epsilon, encoding MKTLIVNIVTPDGPVYDSEVDMIIAKTASGEIGILPGHIPMVAPLVIGAVKLKKDGKSEYVAVNGGFVEVRPEKVTILAQSAEVASDIDVTRAKEAVKRAEERLQHKQDSTDFNRAELALKRAMNRINVYEGNI
- the atpD gene encoding F0F1 ATP synthase subunit beta, translating into MNKGQVLQVMGPVVDVKFDNGHLPAIYNALTVAIERPNEAPTTLTLEVALHLGDDSVRTIAMSSTDGLKRGAEVIDAGAAISVPVGNVTLGRVFNVLGDVIDLGEEIPTEERRDPIHRQAPTFENLSTEVEILETGIKVVDLLAPYIKGGKIGLFGGAGVGKTVLIQELINNIAQEHGGISVFAGVGERTREGNDLFHEMSDSGVIKKTAMVFGQMNEPPGARMRVALTGLTMAEYFRDEQGADVLLFIDNIFRFTQAGSEVSALLGRMPSAAGYQPTLATEMGQLQERITSTNTGSVTSIQAIYVPADDYTDPAPATTFAHLDATTNLERKLSEMGIYPAVDPLASSSRALSPEIVGQEHYDVARQVQYTLQRYRELQDIIAILGMDELGDEDKLVVNRARRIQFYLSQNFHVAEQFTGQKGSYVPVKETVEGFKQILEGKYDHLPEDAFRLVGRIEEVVEKAKSMGVEV
- a CDS encoding F0F1 ATP synthase subunit gamma — its product is MASLRDIKSKITSTKKTSQITKAMQMVSASKLNRAEENAKAYVPYMGKIQEVVGAIASGTSDSGHPMLTTRPVKKTAYLVITSDRGLAGAYNSNVIRAVANAIAQRHASKDEYVILAIGRMGRDFFVKRGSNVIGEVIGLPDQPAFSDIKEIARRAVGMFTDGTYDELYMYYNHFVSAISSEVTEKKVLPLTDIAVEKGTTASYEFEPSSEAILEVLLPQYAESLIFGALLDGKASEHASRMSAMKSATDNATDLISNLTLVYNRARQAAITQEITEIVGGASALE